CTCATTCCCATTGAAACCACCACAAATGTAAACCTGGAGAGAACAGGAAGGGTTATGTTATTCagcacttttcctttttttcaactgtatatattGCTACACTATTGTACAATGCTTGTTGAAATCGGTTGAGATCCAACATCTAGCAAAGACTGTGATCATTCAACCAAGAAATATATTGGATTGGATAAATTAGCCATCCAATGTTACATTATTGCCAATAAGATTTTAGAAGTGCCGGCTGATAAGTAATAAGAAATGATTGCTCAGGACATTAACTTACACCATATCCTTTACAATCCAGATTTAAGGGATGCTTTCATAAATTGTTTATGCTGCatgtaaatgttaaatattaatactgtatataatcacatttttatacatatttgcctaaaaaataaaactaaaaatgagtGTCAAAAATCTAATACTGTGTAACCATGCCATGCCAATATTTCTTTGTTATTTCAAGCTAAAGACACGCTACATTCAAACTGTTTAAAATAAGCCCGTGCAAAACATATAATTGATAGTTCATGCATAAATGTTTAACATGTTGACCTTTCTGCTTACACAATCCTCACACAAATCAACGACGGCATGCAACACTGCTGCACACATCTCTAAACACAACTTCATGAATTTATTCAGATATAGGATGCTGAAGACCTTTAGAGACCTTACTTCAACATAACTGCAAAAGGTCAAAAACTAATTGTGGACCTCAATTTTGATCTAATGGTTTGCTTTTTTGTCCTATAAAGAATGGAGTTTGTTATTTCAGACAGGTCAAGAATTAGAACTATTATGATTACGTTTACTATCATGCCACTCTGTCTTATGATTCCCACCTTGTTGTTGAGTGTTGTGCAGCTGGCGTCGCTCCTAAAATCGTGCATTGGTGCAATAAGACTCCACTGGTTGGTCTCGGGCCTGTAGAATTCTGCAGTGCTGAGTCTTACATGCCCATCAAAACCTCCCATGGCGTAGATGCACCCGTTCAGCACAGTGACGCTCACATAGCAGCGGCGGTAGTTCATTGATGCCACCTCATGCCACGTGTGTGCACTCAGGTCAAACCTGTACACGCTGTTGAAATGCTCCATCCTGTCGAAGCCACCAACACAGTAGAGATCCCCGTTGATTAAGGCGGTGCCGTGGTAGGCACGAGGACGCTCGTGATTGTTTGTCACATTGATCCAGTAGTCAGCTTGGACATCGTACGCCTCAATGCTGTTAGTCGGATGGCCGCCGCTCCAGCCTCCAATGGCCAACAGGATGGCGTTAGGCAGGCGAGGACGGACGAGAGGGTTCCAGAGAGCGTACGCAGAGGGCCGTGGGTTTGTCCTGATATGACATATGGTTTCAAAGGTTTCTTGGATTATAGGCAGGCACGCAGTGGTGTTCATCACAAGCTCATTGGACATCACATTGATCCTTATGTAGTCCATACCTGTCAAAACCAGCCGGACCTACACAGAGAAAATGGGACAGAATCTTTGAATTGAATGCAGTGGACTGCAGTTCTTCAATACTGCCTTCAATGTGTTGAGAATTGTGGTATGGCTGCTTGCAGCCATACCACACCACAGCTTTCAGGGGGAACTGCTCATCTAATCGACTTCACACTTGACACTGCGCCCCCTTGGGTCCTTAGCAAAACGCCCGCCAAGTGGGAAGTTGATTTGATGAACAGTTCTTGAGATATGCGAAAAGACACTTAGAGATTTCCTTCTTTAAAGTAGCATGATGTTGCTACACCACCACCTATTTGCCAAATGGCACCAAATGTATCACGGTCATCAGtgttcataaaacattttttttttgtaatatcacCCCTGCCCACAGCATTTTAGCAAACTTTTAGGGCCACCGatagtaaaactgtcaaaacttTTTCTGTCTTGATACAGACATGTTCTAGACCATATTTGGTGACGATTTCTCAAAATGTGTGCACGGAGTAGcgataaatcattttttggatGTGAAATTGCAAATGGCTGTGACTTATATAGCTAGATTTGTTTGGATCCTTTGTTGTTTGACAGCATCACTGTCTTGCAAAATTTCACCACATTTGACACTGCACTCCCTTGGGTCCCCAGCATACACCCGCCAAGCGTGAATTTGATCGGCTGAATGGTTCTCAAGATGTGTAAAggtcactcacactcacacatactcCTGCTGACAGGTGGCCTTACAGTATTGATTACTGCTAGGATAACACCATCCTCCAAATGCTGATGAAAATCTTATGTAAATATAGTGATAGAAAGTTATCATACCTTAGACAAGAGTGCAGCAATGTGTCCTTTTCGATCCTCAAGTTTGTGGGCAATCCAGCGAAGCACGGCTTCATACACGGCGCTCTCTTTTCTCACGTTGAGGTCGTCTCTTTTGATGATCTCATTGAGCTCTTgcacagagagctgcaggaacTCTTCAGAGAAAACAACCTCCTCAAAGTGATCAATGATATAGCGGTAGGCCTTGCGCTGCAGTTCGGAGGCGAAGCAGATGTTGGTGAAATGAAAGATGCCGATGCAGTTCTTTGGGCAGAGCTGCTCCCCGAGGAAGTTGCAGCAGGTTTGCACAATGCCCATTACGTTGAGGTAATCGGCTGCCTGCAGCAGCTCCTGAACATTGTCCTCCGTCACAGAAACACAGCCGGTATATGCAAAGTCAATGACGAGCTGCATGATGTCAGGAGACAGGCCGGGTATGTCAAAGTCCTTTTGGTCCGGAGTTGACCAGTTTCTGAAAAGAGCTCTGTGGGTTGGGGTGGACACACAGCAGAGGATTGAAAAACAACTGGattaagctttttttccccctcatctTCACACtgcctaaaataaaaacttcagAACAGATGTGACCaaagaaaggagaagaaaacaaTAGTAAAATATATGTGACAAAGGGTCTTTCTCAGTGTACATGTAGCTAGTATTAGAATAATCTGGATAGATGCAGGGTGTTGTTGCAATGTGCCTCATCCAAGTTGTCACTTACTCACTATACAAGAAATCAACATACTTTACCATTTTGTATGTATGGACAATAATACAATATGTGTGCTGCTGGACATCCAATAAGCAGTAAGAATGCCAAATAAACTTGGATTTTCTTTTTGATCTTTCTGTAACTGTTCCAccacaataaataattaatttcagGTTTTTGCAGCTGTGAACTGCTTCTTCATTCCATGTGTATGTTAAATCAACtgtttcatttacttttttacatatatttaattttgtcacttttctgAACAAAATCTGCCTAAAAGTACTGTAGTATCAAGGAACTGAGACCAGTAAAGAGTCAAAACTACACTTGTgtgtgaaaaatatatacaattcaAGACACATTTAGCAGAATTCAAAAGCCAACCtacaaacaatgtaaaacacATCCAAATTTCACTTAATGGAAAATTATAGTTGTAAACTACTGAAGGGCTTCAAGAGCCTTCATTTGAGTGGATATCTGTGTCTATACTGAGAGAAAAGGCAGCTGCACCATTTGAAAACTTTTAAATTTGAATTATCCTTCAAACTATGTTCTGTATATTTCATCAGGtctttcatttcctctcttaattatgaattattttttttatcacaaacgTTCCATGAGTCAATACAGCCTATTATGTACTCCGTCTCTCAGAGTTAGATCATTTAGTGCTGTCACTTTACTACTATTTTCTGCTTATTTGGAGGATAGAGATTCATCAGCTTCCCCCTAGATATCAGATGACCAACTCACAGGAAATACGGGCTGCATTCACACAGGATGATCCTGTGGACTTGAAAATGGACGTCCTGGACTCTGATGACTGCATCACAAAACTCTCCCTCCAGACGGAGATCATTAAACAGCGAGCTGGACGTGTCTAAAGACATGGCTTGATGGTCCatcttgattttttgttttttaacctgAGTCTTTTGGTTGGTGGCTTGTCTCAGGAGTCTCAACAGGTTTGTGCAGCAGAGAGAATTGTGAACACATTCACATGTCTTGATGGGGTTCTAGAATTATAGACCCGGGGTTTTATTCTAGAATGGATTCTAATTACATCATAGTCTGACAAAAATAACCTGTTGACAAAACAgttacattaaaacattaacttCTTCTTGCAATTATTTAGTTTGTATGTGATTTACAGAACATCAGCCAGTAGGTAGATAATGTCTGTGGCAAAGTCATTATAAATGTAGTTATGTTTCACATATACggtcgctcataaagttggaataaaatattttttacctctttccatgaaatcattgtgatttattcttgacagataaagtgcacATATTCTAAAAAGTGTTCAacacatatcacaatgaaaattaaaccacaattaacagaggatcgtgtctgaaaacataattattctAACTTCATTGGCAACCATGTATATGCTGACCCATGCTGCTGATAACagttatatcatttttttttatatagcatACAACAAGGTTTAAGATTTTAACTATTTCATAAAATGGTGAAATTGTGATTATATCCACTTCACTCCTGTTTaccatgttaaataaaaaaataagcatcTCTGTCACTTCACTATATTGGAAAACTCTCAAAGGATCACATCTGTCTGGGTCAAATTGATCAGTATCAGCTGATGATTATTATACGCCCCccctcctttttatttatttctcatgcaGTTTGACATCTAATTGACATTTGTATGTTTACTTCATAACTAAAAAGTGATGAAATGGATGGCTTTTCTATTTAGCCTAGTGAACTTTCATAATTAAGTAGACTAACGCTTTTCAAACTACTGTACAAAGTAAATTGCTGTACTCtatatacaaaaacattttaatacagTTCAGTATGCCTACAGTATAAAAGTATATCTTAGTAATTTAAATCATAGTTAAAATACAGTCAAACTGGTAGCAGAGTTTGAAAACGAACACAAGCAAGTATCATtgaagtaaagtttattttaatttattataaaaatagaaTTGCTATAGTTTTCAACTTTgttctacatatgtttttatgtaagaaaaaacacaaaatgagcacTGGAAGCAGACTTCTTCATTACTATAagcaaaatatttaaacattaattGCACAGGACTTCTGCagaccactttattaggtataTATTCTAATGCAATTCACTACAACAGATTGGCCAGATGATAATTGTTTTCTGTTAAAACTTTCAGAGAGGATGTTAATTCAAATATATGTTTATTGTTGAAGTTACAGTGCTATATATGCATCCATGCAGCAAGGCttccctgcacacacacttacacagagtcaaacacacatacattggCCAACAATCTGCGCTCACTCCCTGGTGTTAAACTGCTGCCTTCCTCAAGGGCAAACACAGCAGGTAGCCTGAGATCTAATTAGCTAGTTAGCCTTTGGTTGACTGAGTAAAGACCCCATCCAGGAGAAATCTGAGCTCAGTTCATGACATTTTACTGTGATAAAGAGGAAATGAGTGCAGCAGTGAACAGTAGGAGAGAGCATTGTGTCGATAAATGGCTGCTAAATACAGCGGCTTCTGATTAAACAGTATCCGAGGAAGTGTTCATAAAAACAAAGAGGCAGTGGAGGAGAATGACTGTAATCAAACAGATTTCATCAAACTACTTGAACTTATTCACTGGGGTCACTGCGGTTGTTTTCAAACTGCTGGCCCGCTAATCTGTCTTGAAGGCAAAACAACTCAGGAGTGAGATGTCAAAACATTCAGACACACAGCGTGAGCTGAATATTTACAGGGGGAAATAAGTTTACAAAGCCCCAAAAGCAAAAAACAGAATCTATAAATAACCAAATGGGGCTGATAGAGTTGTTCATGACAATGACTTTCAAACATTATTATTGAGATTTGGAATTAAAAAAGATTATTGCAGcctatttgccattttttgaaGATGGCTGATCAGCGAGTAACCGGCTCATTTCATTTACTCAATTATAATCTTTAAGGGATAGTAAAGAAGTAGTCGTACAGTCGTAGTAGCACAGACCACCACCTATgagaatatttgtgcatacctATTGATGCTTATATTTGTCAGTAACAGAACTTTTGCTCAACATATTTGCGGGTACAAACTTGCttttaaaaaccaaaacaatttgGTAGCTTTTGAGAAAAGACTCCAGAAGTTAAATTCAAAAGCTCCAAATGTAATCAATATTGGTATCAGCctttaaccttctggagtcaCTGATCACTCTGGTTTGATCAAATCACATAAATTCTTAATGAAGTCACACCATAATGCCAGTAATGTCTCTTTGTTTGATcagtcaaataaatatatagaactCAATTTTATCCTCAATTTTATCATCTAATATGTTATACCTGCAACCTgttttcacatttgcaacatgtaaaaaatcTTCATTGAGCACAATTGTgtgttaaaagtttaaaaataaataaatcaaaatccaatgttttgtttttttgtgttctttgggttcaaaatgttgatcaagaaagtaaaaaaaatgaataataattatcagCTCAGTAGGCAAGGTTGTGGTATTAAGTGGTTTTTAAGGGGTAaagagaatgaaaaggattcaaaaatggacaaaatagctcaCAACGCTAAAGGGATAAAAGTCCCACTgtgtgtaacttttttttaacacgtcAAGTCTCGAGATTCATAGAAAAGTCTTGGTATGCGGTATGAATAACTTAGTAGAAGTGGTGATATTTAATGTTCATAGATTATTAAAAGTATATTATGAGTTACATATTCTCTTTAATAACAGGTGTGATTTTCAgctacttttacttgtactgaataggggtgtgacgagatctcacAAGACGTCGATTAAACTCGACGATATTTCTCGTTGCGTTGAAAATCagtctcgcgagatttgtgtgttatccaaacttctatttgtgaccaggcggcaatctccgtgtctgagcatggaggcaaaccaggaagtgccttaagcctgcattctaccgaaaattccaggtgctaagtttggctgcaaaaaacaatctgcccattcatttcagtataaaatttgaaaacttctcacttgatttttacCTCagaacactatggtctcaatcgctagtaaaaaatcttcttcaagacaatttgatgtcaatagttctgctaatggccccatttagaagaaaatagaagataaagaatcatatgatttggggcgtggctacctttgattgacaggtggctaacagcGCGAGccctcatcaggagagaagcagagcaatgagtatccatggcaacgtgtcaatacagttatatttaatgttatatagatagaaaagaggacgtttaccgatttggtctcataactttgaccctatcacactgtattttcacttaatgacagtttatttgaatgtttttttcattaaaatgtcttgttcagcgtttggttggactaacagacactccaaggagtcgcttttaatttttctgaggtaagtaacatacattttgtttttgttttttgctagccaaaactaacatcccagttaatgctccaattaatgctaacatgaattagcagcagcttctctcagtcaggttgaggtgtagagaggcgtgtagtcagtgtcaggggctgtccacaaaccaatgggtgacgtcacggtgactacgtccattatttatatacagtctatgtttgtgacctgtggaggcagtaaaatgaaaagaagaagaggaggagaaggaggggaagcagcaagcagccagaatgacttTGCAGGAGATGGCGGctagttaagaagagtaagaacgaattgaagcggcacagtcctcctgcagcagtctctcccagctgcagagccggagtctgcaaattgctaataggcatatagttagctctgtagcagtactgtgtttgtgctgctgctgtaggaggtgttcacttagcgatctctgtttgtttacaacaagcaccggacacacagttagcaatgccggtaaattcaagatcactatgtttatgataattagccatgctgctttgttttgatcagctgctgatgttgagTTGAGTTTCCGGTGTTTAATCCCTCAAGTTTGTGATCACGTATCaaggtcgaaactgtcgcttaTCGATTATGCGATGATAGAAAACCATACATCTCCTCCGGAGtctcatttaaccctttggaggattttatttttttatttatcttattttaacttttataaattttagttttagtttcaatttgtgggagaagtttattaaaagctcatgcttacatcatgcatgtaaagagttataataaatcatttcaaaatgcatgtgcaactaataaaaaaataaataaaagtcagttggttcagtcatatattgtgtcattgtagttttcttaaaatctcatcttgtctcgttctcgtgaacccaatatcgtgtctcgtctcgtgagatgagagtatcgtcacatgCCTAATACTGAACTattcttgtgtgttttgaagCACTATTGTATTGTTTTGACTTCAATTGATTCTCTGTAGAGAATTATTTTATCTCAAAATGGGGATTGACAGTGGACTATGTcaataaaaaagtgtttatcTAGAAAAATGAACTTCTCATGAAATATGTGTGATAACATTCATCTAGAAGCTTATTCTTCACTGCCAGTATCACCTAAaacgtgatttttttttcagaggtgaaaggattttttttcatcagatTATTTGAAAGATCATATTTCCTGAGACCATTTTT
This genomic interval from Centropristis striata isolate RG_2023a ecotype Rhode Island chromosome 14, C.striata_1.0, whole genome shotgun sequence contains the following:
- the LOC131985183 gene encoding kelch-like protein 10; protein product: MDHQAMSLDTSSSLFNDLRLEGEFCDAVIRVQDVHFQVHRIILCECSPYFLALFRNWSTPDQKDFDIPGLSPDIMQLVIDFAYTGCVSVTEDNVQELLQAADYLNVMGIVQTCCNFLGEQLCPKNCIGIFHFTNICFASELQRKAYRYIIDHFEEVVFSEEFLQLSVQELNEIIKRDDLNVRKESAVYEAVLRWIAHKLEDRKGHIAALLSKVRLVLTGMDYIRINVMSNELVMNTTACLPIIQETFETICHIRTNPRPSAYALWNPLVRPRLPNAILLAIGGWSGGHPTNSIEAYDVQADYWINVTNNHERPRAYHGTALINGDLYCVGGFDRMEHFNSVYRFDLSAHTWHEVASMNYRRCYVSVTVLNGCIYAMGGFDGHVRLSTAEFYRPETNQWSLIAPMHDFRSDASCTTLNNKVYICGGFNGNECLQTAECYNPETDQWTMIGIMNCQRSGVGVVAYADQIYAVGGFDGTTRLQSAEAYNPRTNSWHEVASMVTARSNFGIEVLNDHLYVVGGFNGFTTCDNVEYYDTKTDEWSEACNMGILRSALSCCVVSGLPNMAEYVVRRDALPVLTLESAQSGDTI